A stretch of Coturnix japonica isolate 7356 chromosome 11, Coturnix japonica 2.1, whole genome shotgun sequence DNA encodes these proteins:
- the SLC7A6OS gene encoding probable RNA polymerase II nuclear localization protein SLC7A6OS has protein sequence MERPAVLRVQRKRGGAEPAEALLLACKRLRAEHEHGAPVEKGVFKLVATVSSKNEPIQKYIQEGISKDKAAQSLRPSLGSTQRIAQELRSSKQVRRKENRYRVVTSHRPGSSRTAATPTDSEAGSDGSTSTPTAAGDASQEESSAGDESLDCGGNFQLFDIVQEEEVVEGPSFTAANPQKSADPDVILCNAVEMIRERLNVSEDHKKVEHREKDEYVYDIYCMETAAPGWIQNILSVQPYREEYELVDDVQVPTETYEDEDDENDEDNWRNDYPDEDEFLAEEDDEEKDSEESSSDEDQCYRRRTWNKYRQEVLQEFGYDEIQDLDSD, from the exons ATGGAGCGGCCGGCCGTGCTGCGCGTCCAGCGGAAGCGGGGCGGTGCGGAGCCGGCCGAGGCGCTGCTGCTCGCCTGCAAGAGGCTGCGGGCGGAGCACGAGCACGGAGCGCCGGTGGAGAAGGGCGTCTTCAAACTGGTGGCCACCGTGTCCTCCAAG aaCGAACCcattcagaaatacattcaAGAAGGGATCAGTAAAGACAAAGCAGCGCAGAGCCTGCGGCCCTCCTTGGGGAGCACACAGCGCATCGCACAGGAGCTGCGCTCCTCCAAGCaggtgaggaggaaggagaaccGATACCGGGTAGTCACCAGCCACCGGCCGGGATCCAGCAGGACAGCGGCAACCCCCACAGACAGCGAGGCAGGGAGCGATGGCAGCACATCGACCCCtacagcagcaggagatgcGTCACAAGAGGAGAGCAGTGCTGGCGATGAGAGCTTGGATTGCGGGGGGAACTTCCAGCTGTTTGATATCGTGcaagaggaggaggtggtggaagGCCCCAGTTTTACTGCAGCGAACCCACAG AAATCTGCTGATCCTGACGTGATTCTTTGCAATGCAGTAGAGATGATCCGTGAGCgtttaaatgtttctgaagatcACAAAAAAGTGGAGCACCGTGAGAAAGATGAGTACGTTTATGACATCTACTGCATGgaaacagcagctcctggttgGATCCAAAACatcctctctgtgcagccttaTAGAGAAGAATATGAACTG GTAGATGATGTTCAAGTCCCAACTGAAACatatgaagatgaagatgatgaaaatgatGAAGATAACTGGCGCAATGATTATCCTGATGAAGATGAATTCTTAGCTGAGGAAGATGACGAAGAAAAAG aCTCTGAAGAGAGCTCCAGTGATGAGGACCAGTGTTACAGGAGAAGAACGTGGAACAAATACCGTCAGGAGGTTCTACAGGAATTTGGCTATGATGAGATCCAGGACTTGGATTCTGACtaa
- the PRMT7 gene encoding protein arginine N-methyltransferase 7, whose product MKTFCGRANPTTGSLEWVEEDEDYDYHQEIARSRYADMLHDKDRNVKYYQGIRAAVSRVKGRGEKAIVLDIGTGTGLLSMMAASAGADFCYAIEVFKPMANAAVKIVEKNGFRDKIKVINKHSTEVTVGPDGDMQCRANILVTELFDTELIGEGALPTYEHAHKYLVQEGCEAVPHRATVYVQLVESKRMWSWNKLFPVHVEAEDGEKIIVSPSEMENCPGVPSVCDIQLNQMPSSDFTILSDVVTMFSVDFSKPVRSASTCYRVQLEPVKSGKAQIVLSWWDIDMDPSGTINCTMAPYWVKPMSAFQWRDHWMQCVYFLPKEEQILQGEKVHLTACRDEYSVWYTLQKAREEDENKADVRVESPVCRCQAHLLWNRPRFGELNDQNRTRQYIKSLMNVLRTDSVCLCISDGSLLPVLAHCLGAEQVFTLENSAVSCSVMKKLFKANHLEDKIKIIEARPELLTSSHLEDKKVSVLIGEPFFTTSLLPWHNLYFWYARTAVTEHLASNVTVLPQSAALHMMIVEFQDLWRIRSPCGTCEGFDVRTMDDMIKNSLNFRESKEAEPHPLWEYPCKSLSNPQEVLLFDFRKTVPQHCLSMEGSVSLLRKGKSHGAVLWMEYHLTADISVSTGLMQIPNEKGNCEWNPHCKQAVYFFSSVIESEALTDLPTAVTYAINFDTKTGEIAMDFKLL is encoded by the exons ATGAAGACGTTTTGTGGAAGAGCCAACCCCACCACGGGCTCGTTGGAGTGGGTAGAAGAGGACGAGGACTATGACTACCACCAAGAAATTGCGAG GTCCCGCTATGCAGACATGCTTCACGATAAGGACAGG aaCGTGAAATATTACCAAGGTATTCGTGCTGCCGTGAGCCGAGTAAAGGGAAGAGGTGAGAAAGCAATTGTTCTAGACATAGGGACTGGTACGGGACTCCTGTCTATGATGGCAGCTTCAGCAGGTGCAGATTTCTGCTATGCAATTGAG GTTTTCAAACCCATGGCTAATGCTGCGGTGAAGATAGTAGAGAAAAATGGTTTTCGTGATAAGATCAAGGTAATCAATAAGCACTCCACTGAAGTCACAGTCGGGCCAG ATGGAGATATGCAGTGTCGTGCAAATATCCTGGTAACAGAATTATTTGACACAGAGCTGATAGGAGAAGGTGCTTTACCAACCTATGAGCATGCACACAAGTACCTTGTACAG GAAGGATGTGAGGCAGTGCCTCACAGAGCAACAGTGTATGTCCAGTTAGTGGAATCCAAAAGAATGTGGTCCTGGAACAAACTGTTTCCTGTTCATGTTGAAGCAGAGGATGGTGAAAAAATTATTGTCTCCCCTTCAGAAATGGAGAACTGCCCAGGTGTTCCTTCTGTTTGTGATATCCAACTGAACCAGATGCCTTCAAGTGACTTCACCATCCTTAGTGATGTGGTGACTATGTTCAG CGTGGATTTCAGTAAGCCAGTAAGGAGTGCATCTACCTGCTACAGAGTGCAGCTGGAGCCTGTAAAATCTGGCAAGGCACAAATTGTACTTTCCTGGTGGGATATTGACATGGATCCTTCTGGAACAATAAACTGCACGATGGCTCCATACTGGGTAAAACCCATGTCTGCTTTCCAG TGGAGAGATCACTGGATGCAGtgtgtttatttccttccaaaagaAGAGCAGATTCTCCAGGGTGAGAAGGTGCACCTGACTGCCTGTCGTGATGAATACTCCGTGTGGTATACACTGCAGAAAGCCAG AGAAGAAGATGAGAATAAGGCAGATGTTCGTGTTGAGAGTCCTGTTTGTAGATGCCAGGCCCACCTTCTTTGGAACAGACCACGCTTTGGGGAGTTGAATGATCAGAACCGAACACGCCAGTACATCAAGTCTCTGATGAAT GTTCTGAGAACAGATAGCGTTTGCCTTTGCATCAGTGATGGCAGCCTGCTACCTGTGTTGGCTCACTGTCTCGGAGCAGAGCAG GTGTTTACATTGGAAAACTCTGCCGTGTCCTGCTCTGTCATGAAAAAA ctttttaaAGCCAATCATCTTGAAgataagattaaaataatagaagCCCGTCCTGAGTTGCTGACATCGTCTCACTTGGAAGATAAAAAG GTTTCTGTTCTTATTGGAGAGCCATTTTTCACTACAAGCTTGCTGCCATGGCATAACCTGTATTTCTGGTACGCTAGAACGGCTGTGACCGAGCATCTTGCCAGCAATGTCACTGTCTTACCTCAGTCTGCTGCCTTGCACATGATGATCGTGGAGTTTCAG gaCTTATGGAGAATCCGGAGTCCATGTGGCACCTGTGAAGGATTTGATGTCCGGACTATGGATGACATGATTAAA aattcTCTGAATTTTAGAGAATCGAAGGAAGCAGAACCTCACCCTTTGTGGGAATACCCTTGTAAGTCACTCTCCAATCCCCAGGAGGTTTTGTTATTTGACTTCAGAAAGACTGTACCACAGCACTGTCTCAGCATGGAGGGGTCTGTAAGTCTGTTACG AAAGGGAAAGAGCCACGGAGCAGTTCTGTGGATGGAATATCATCTTACTGCTGATATCTCAGTTAGTACAGGACTGATGCAGATTCCTAATGAAAAG GGAAACTGTGAATGGAATCCCCACTGCAAGCAAGCTGTCTACTTTTTCAGCTCTGTTATTGAATCAGAAGCTCTGACAGACCTTCCTACTGCTGTCACGTATGCGATAAATTTTGACACAAAGACAGGAGAGATTGCCATGGATTTTAAGCTATTATAA